From one Camelina sativa cultivar DH55 unplaced genomic scaffold, Cs unpScaffold02095, whole genome shotgun sequence genomic stretch:
- the LOC104774230 gene encoding bifunctional fucokinase/fucose pyrophosphorylase-like isoform X2 yields MISELLGSKKEMSLYEDLVAAWVPSSHDWLRTRPLGELLVNSLGRQKMYSYCTYDLQFLRSGTSSEVLDHLSGDASEIVGRRHLCSIPATTVSDIAASATTVSDIAASSVILSSEIAPGVSIGEDSLIYASTVSGAVQIDCRFVNDFWDISFTEN; encoded by the exons ATGATCTCTGAGCTTCTAGGCAGTAAAAAGGAG ATGAGTTTGTATGAAGATTTGGTGGCTGCTTGGGTTCCTTCAAGCCATGATTGGCTGCGAACCAGACCTTTGGGTGAACTTCTGGTTAACAGTCTCGGGAGGCAAAAGATGTACAGCTACTGCACCT ATGATTTGCAGTTTTTGCGTTCTGGAACATCAAGTGAGGTATTGGATCACTTAAGCGGAGATGCTTCAGAAATTGTAGGTCGAAGACACTTATGTTCCATCCCTGCAACTACGGTTTCAGATATTGCAGCGTCTGCAACTACGGTTTCAGATATTGCAGCGTCTTCTGTTATTTTGTCTAGTGAAATTGCACCTGGTGTCTCCATTGGTGAAGATTCACTTATATATGCTTCAACAGTTTCTGGTGCTGTACAGATTGATTGTAGATTTGTGAATGATTTTTGGGATATTTCTTTTACAGAAAATTGA
- the LOC104774230 gene encoding bifunctional fucokinase/fucose pyrophosphorylase-like isoform X1, giving the protein MISELLGSKKEVTFSYLGSSLIKNDLVHEHTLASYRNFGVMEWFLTLQMSLYEDLVAAWVPSSHDWLRTRPLGELLVNSLGRQKMYSYCTYDLQFLRSGTSSEVLDHLSGDASEIVGRRHLCSIPATTVSDIAASATTVSDIAASSVILSSEIAPGVSIGEDSLIYASTVSGAVQIDCRFVNDFWDISFTEN; this is encoded by the exons ATGATCTCTGAGCTTCTAGGCAGTAAAAAGGAGGTCACTTTCTCATATTTAGGCAGTTCGTTGATAAAGAATGACCTTGTTCATGAACATACATTGGCTTCTTACAGAAATTTTGGGGTTATGGAATGGTTTCTGACTTTACAGATGAGTTTGTATGAAGATTTGGTGGCTGCTTGGGTTCCTTCAAGCCATGATTGGCTGCGAACCAGACCTTTGGGTGAACTTCTGGTTAACAGTCTCGGGAGGCAAAAGATGTACAGCTACTGCACCT ATGATTTGCAGTTTTTGCGTTCTGGAACATCAAGTGAGGTATTGGATCACTTAAGCGGAGATGCTTCAGAAATTGTAGGTCGAAGACACTTATGTTCCATCCCTGCAACTACGGTTTCAGATATTGCAGCGTCTGCAACTACGGTTTCAGATATTGCAGCGTCTTCTGTTATTTTGTCTAGTGAAATTGCACCTGGTGTCTCCATTGGTGAAGATTCACTTATATATGCTTCAACAGTTTCTGGTGCTGTACAGATTGATTGTAGATTTGTGAATGATTTTTGGGATATTTCTTTTACAGAAAATTGA